Within Micavibrio sp. TMED2, the genomic segment TCCAGCGCCTTGCCGGTGCCGATGGGCGCGGTCAGCTGCACCGCGCGGTCGATGACAGCAAGGACCAGAGCTACTTCCTGTTCGCCACGACACAGGAACAACTGGACTTCCTGCGCTTTCCGCTCGGTGGTCTGACCAAGCCTGTGGTGCGGGCACTGGCGGCCGAAAACGGCCTGACCGTTGCCGAGAAGCCGGACAGTCAGGATATCTGCTTTGTGCCCAACGGCTCCTATGCCCGGATCGTCGAGAAACTGCGCCCTGGCGTGATCGAACCCGGTGATATCGTCGATATGGCGGGGCAAGTGCTCGGACGCCATAACGGCATCATCAACTATACCATCGGTCAGCGCCGTGGGCTTGGCATCGGTGGCGGTGATCCGCTCTATGTGGTCAAGCTGGATGTGAACCGCAATCAGGTGATCGTTGGGCCGAAAGAGGCGCTGGCGCGTGATGTGGTCTATCTGAACGAGATGAACTGGCTCGGCGATGATGCCCATCTGACCGGTCAGAAGCCGGTGCTTGTCAAACTGCGCTCAGCAATGGCGCCGGTTCCGGCCACCGTGACCCTGTCGG encodes:
- a CDS encoding tRNA 2-thiouridine(34) synthase MnmA, with the protein product MTANLDFNLGKPAAKTRVVVAMSGGVDSSVTAALAARAGYDVVGITLQLYDDGAIRGKQGACCAGKDIHDARMVADQLGISHYVLNYEDVFREAVMDDFADTYLAGATPIPCVRCNQRVKFRDLLDTAKDLEADVMITGHYVQRLAGADGRGQLHRAVDDSKDQSYFLFATTQEQLDFLRFPLGGLTKPVVRALAAENGLTVAEKPDSQDICFVPNGSYARIVEKLRPGVIEPGDIVDMAGQVLGRHNGIINYTIGQRRGLGIGGGDPLYVVKLDVNRNQVIVGPKEALARDVVYLNEMNWLGDDAHLTGQKPVLVKLRSAMAPVPATVTLSGNGLATLVLDQPYEGIAPGQAGVIYDGDRCLGGGWIIAAENQRLAA